The proteins below come from a single Columba livia isolate bColLiv1 breed racing homer chromosome 28, bColLiv1.pat.W.v2, whole genome shotgun sequence genomic window:
- the SF3B4 gene encoding splicing factor 3B subunit 4 codes for MAAGPISERNQDATVYVGGLDEKVSEPLLWELFLQAGPVVNTHMPKDRVTGQHQGYGFVEFLSEEDADYAIKIMNMIKLYGKPIRVNKASAHNKNLDVGANIFIGNLDPEIDEKLLYDTFSAFGVILQTPKIMRDPDTGNSKGYAFINFASFDASDAAIEAMNGQYLCNRPITVSYAFKKDSKGERHGSAAERLLAAQNPLSQADRPHQLFADAPPPPSVPTPVVTTLGPGVTPPGLPPPGSFPPPVPPPGALPPGLPPAMPPPPMPPGAGAPGPPTGAAPAGAHPPHPHAFPPGGMHHPGMPPMQVHHGPPGMGQHHPGPPGSAGQPPPRPPPGMPHPGPPPMGMPPRGPHFGSPMGHPGPMPHHGMRGPPPLMPPHGYNGPPRPPPYGYQRVPLPPRPAQRPPGVPPRGPLRGPLP; via the exons ATGGCGGCGGGGCCGATATCCGAGAGGAACCAGG ACGCCACCGTGTACGTGGGGGGGCTGGACGAGAAGGTCAGCGAGCCGCTGCTCTGGGAGCTGTTTCTGCAGGCGGGACCCGTGGTCAACACCCACATGCCCAAGGATCGGGTCACCGGCCAGCACCAAG GTTACGGGTTTGTGGAGTTCCTCAGCGAGGAGGACGCGGATTACGCCATCAAGATCATGAACATGATCAAGCTGTACGGGAAGCCCATCCGCGTGAACAAAGCCTCGGCCCACAACAAAAACCTGGACGTGGGCGCCAACATCTTCATCGGCAACCTGGACCCCGAGATCGACGAGAAGCTGCTGTACGACACCTTCAGCGCCTTCGGCGTCATCCTCCAGACGCCCAAGATCATGCGAGACCCCGACACGGGCAACTCCAAGGGCTACGCCTTCATCAACTTCGCCAGTTTCGACGCCTCGGACGCCGCCATCGAGGCGATGAACGGACAGTACCTCTGCAACCGCCCCATCACCGTGTCCTACGCCTTCAAGAAGGATTCCAAGGGCGAGCGGCACGGCTCGGCGGCCGAGCGGCTCCTGGCGGCGCAGAACCCGCTCTCGCAGGCCGACCGGCCCCACCAGCTCTTTGCCGACGCTCCTCCGCCCCCCTCGGTCCCCACGCCCGTTGTCACCACGCTGGGACCCGGTGTCACCCCTCCAG GTCTCCCCCCGCCCGGCTCGTTCCCCCCGCCGGTGCCGCCCCCCGGGGCGCTGCCCCCCGGCCTGCCGCCCGCCATGCCCCCCCCGCCCATGCCGCCCGGGGCCGGCGCCCCCGGCCCCCCCACGGGCGCTGCGCCCGCCGGGGCCCACCCCCCGCACCCGCACGCCTTCCCCCCGGGCGGCATGCACCACCCAG GAATGCCGCCCATGCAGGTGCACCACGGCCCGCCGGGGATGGGCCAGCACCACCCAGGACCACCCGGCTCCGCGGGACAgccgcccccgcgccccccgcccggAATGCCGCACCCCGGACCCCCGCCCATGGGGATGCCGCCCCGAGGACCCCATTTCGGGTCGCCCATGG GTCACCCGGGCCCCATGCCGCACCACGGGATGCGCGGCCCCCCTCCGCTGATGCCCCCGCACGGCTACAAcgggcccccccggcccccaccCTACGGCTACCAGCGCGTCCCGCTGCCCCCCCGGCCCGCGCAGAGACCCCCCGGGGTGCCGCCCCGCGGCCCCTTGCGGGGCCCCCTCCCCTAG